In one Gemmatimonadales bacterium genomic region, the following are encoded:
- a CDS encoding M28 family peptidase — MRSFRATTMVVVLAAAGGLRAMEGQGATRAHAGSNRTSAAITAADLRTRLFLIADDSMAGRETGSIGDFTAANYIASEFKRLGMIPKGEDGDWFQTVPFWIPAPESRSLSIDGGGTIAFGRDYVEVVLGRPAAAGPGPFDVVYGGSVYDSAAWIDAAHAAGKLVVLDIGATNGDAPVQLNPIATSRHFAGAAGIALARPDLTPDATANFMRYTPRPDTTRFAGRPAMILMTMHAADLLLGTAAGARHVGDAGRRVTGSISLHYVPVAYPARNVIGVVEGSDPKLRGEYVSLTAHNDHVGICMSAVDHDSMRAFLHVLRPMGADTRNWNETPEADATIHAMIDSMRRLHPPRADSICNGADDDGSGTAAILELAESFASLPMAQRPRRSILFVSHVAEERGLVGSAWFTDHATVPVDSIVAEIDEDMVGRGTAWDLPKGGPTYLEVVGARRLSNEFGDLLEAANRKQRVPFVFNYEFDAPHHPLQYYCRADHYSYARYGIPSVAFSRGEHLDYHQVTDEPQYIDYDDMLRVVQMVHDAALGIGNLDHAPRLDQPKGDPHARCVQ; from the coding sequence CTTCCTCATCGCCGATGATTCGATGGCGGGCCGCGAAACCGGCTCGATCGGCGACTTCACCGCCGCCAACTACATCGCATCGGAATTCAAGCGACTCGGGATGATCCCGAAGGGCGAGGACGGCGACTGGTTCCAGACCGTCCCGTTCTGGATTCCCGCGCCCGAGTCGCGATCGCTCTCGATCGACGGCGGCGGGACGATCGCTTTCGGCCGTGATTACGTGGAGGTCGTCCTGGGGCGGCCGGCCGCGGCTGGCCCCGGGCCGTTCGATGTGGTCTACGGCGGCTCCGTCTACGACTCGGCGGCGTGGATCGACGCGGCGCATGCGGCGGGGAAGCTGGTGGTACTCGACATCGGCGCGACGAACGGCGACGCTCCGGTCCAGCTCAATCCCATTGCCACATCACGGCATTTCGCCGGCGCTGCCGGCATTGCCCTGGCCCGGCCCGATCTGACGCCGGATGCCACAGCCAACTTCATGCGCTACACGCCGAGGCCCGACACGACGCGCTTCGCGGGACGCCCGGCGATGATCTTGATGACGATGCACGCAGCCGATCTCCTTCTCGGAACAGCGGCCGGCGCGCGGCATGTCGGCGACGCCGGCCGTCGCGTCACGGGATCGATCTCGCTGCACTACGTGCCGGTGGCGTACCCGGCGCGAAATGTCATCGGCGTGGTCGAGGGAAGTGATCCGAAGCTTCGCGGCGAGTATGTCTCGCTCACCGCGCACAACGATCATGTCGGGATCTGCATGTCGGCGGTCGATCACGACTCGATGCGCGCGTTCCTGCATGTGCTGCGACCGATGGGCGCCGACACCAGGAACTGGAACGAAACACCCGAGGCCGACGCGACGATTCACGCGATGATCGACTCGATGCGCCGGCTTCACCCGCCGCGTGCGGACTCGATCTGCAACGGCGCCGACGACGACGGATCGGGGACGGCGGCGATTCTCGAACTCGCCGAGTCGTTCGCATCGCTCCCGATGGCGCAGCGGCCGCGGCGATCGATCCTCTTCGTCTCACATGTGGCGGAAGAGCGCGGCCTCGTCGGCTCGGCGTGGTTCACCGATCACGCCACGGTTCCGGTCGATTCGATCGTGGCCGAGATCGACGAGGACATGGTCGGGCGCGGGACAGCGTGGGACCTTCCGAAGGGAGGTCCGACCTATCTCGAGGTCGTCGGCGCGCGCCGCCTCTCCAACGAGTTCGGTGACCTCCTCGAAGCAGCCAACCGGAAGCAGCGCGTGCCGTTCGTCTTCAACTACGAGTTCGACGCGCCGCATCATCCATTGCAGTACTACTGTCGTGCCGACCATTACAGCTACGCGCGCTACGGCATCCCGAGTGTGGCGTTCTCGCGTGGCGAGCACCTCGACTATCACCAGGTGACCGACGAGCCGCAGTACATCGACTACGACGACATGCTCCGCGTGGTGCAGATGGTGCACGATGCGGCACTTGGCATCGGCAATCTCGATCATGCGCCGCGGCTCGACCAGCCGAAGGGCGATCCACACGCCCGGTGTGTGCAGTGA